In Rhizoctonia solani chromosome 6, complete sequence, the sequence ACGTACTAGTCAGTCTTTATGCCCAGTCATGAGCCTTATTCTGGTTGGACATCCTAGTCCTGTCTTTTCCATCTTCACGACTGTAGGGGATCCCCAGTCTACCCGGTCTCTCTTTGTACTATCAGCTGCCTGAGTGGGTTACGCAAACACCTCATGAGATAAGTATATTAGTCCCTATTTACTCCAAGAGAGAGCCTGGATCTATTTCAACGAGTTGTGCGTAACTGGTAAATTTGCCAAGAATTTGCCAGGAAAGGCTCGGGTTCTGGGTGAGATCCATGGGTTAATTATGCAACCACTTTACAAACCCGGATAATCACGAATAATAGTAAGGCCTGAGTCAGAGGCCTAATTCTCGTATTATGCCGTGATCTAAACCACATGAGCAGTCTTTTGAATACCGCAACCGGCTTGGAAGCAAGGACGGGATGGAACACAACCACGAACTGCTCCCCAGCTTAAGCGATCTTCCCTACGCTTCCAGAAGTATGTGGTTCCTGCCTCCGGTATGTATTTTGCCGACACTGGGTGCTTCGAGATTGGCCAAATGCAAATTCATAGCGCATCTGTCCCTGGTGGAGATTGCTGATCAAGGTGCATCGCTTGGCTATCCGCACGATGTCGGTAGTCACGTGGCGTAATTCTGGCTTGGCTTCCCTGTCCAAAATTGCTTCCTGGCTACAACCATGTGGTTCATAGTCGCCTCGGCGTCGAACTACAATTTTCAAATATGTTATCTGGCACGCGACCAAGAAATAAAAGGATCTCTACTAATGAGCACTCACTTAGCCCCTCCTAGCCATGATACCTCAATCTCCAGTCAAGTTTTCGTATGCCGCGCTTGTTACGTCTGCTCTTTGGGCTCCCCTGGTTTCATGCAAGGAACACCAGCTTCCCGGGGTAGCTGCTCGTCAAGCCAGTAGTACATGTGCGAACGTTCCATTGCAGACGTCTTGGCAATATGTTGCCCCTCCCAGGAATGCAAAACTCGACTTTGGGCCTCCAAACGTATGATCACACATTATTGaaatctttttttttctgaAGGAGATCATAGGTCCCTCAAGGGAAGGCATGGAATGGGCAACCAAAACCTGGCGGGCCAAGGGCTCGAAAAAGGTCAGGAATCTGATTTTGACGATCCCTGATGGCTTCGGGTAAGCGAACCAATTAGATATAAAATTAAATATCTGATGAGTCAATTCTAGTCCCGCTTTGGAGGTGTTTGCTCGTGATTTTGTTCAATGGAATAATACGGCGACTGGATGGAATTGTCAGGTGAAATCTTATCTCAACAAATACTTATGTATGCGCTCACGACAAATATTTCAGCTCGGATCCGACAAAGTTCAAATTGGCTCGATTCGTACTCGCTCTACAGACTCTTATGTGACAGACTCTTCTGCCAGTGCGACAGCCTACTCATGTGCTATCAAAACTTACAACGGAGCCGTCGGAATCGACAAGACGGGAATCCTTGCGCAACGGTACTCGAAGCTGCAAGCGTGCGGGATATACTACCGGAATGGTTGTTACCAGCAGAATTACTCATGCCACACCTGCCAGTTTTGCCTCTCATATTTATGATCGAGAGGCAGAACCAACCATTGCGGAGCAGATTGTGGGGGATCAACCACTTGGGCGTGTGGCTGATTTGCTTTTGGGAGGAGGATTGTCCATGTTTTGGTAACGTGGTTTCCCATTTGATTTGATATTTGGCTAATTGACTAACCTTAGGCCCAACACTACGACCGGATCCTCCCGCAAGGATGGTCGTGATCTTCTGGCCAAAGCCAAGAAAGCGGGCTTCAATGTTTTTACCACTCGCACAGGGTTCGACGCACTCAAGGTGGAAAGTCCGCCAAGTTACCATATATGGGTTTGTTCACTGCAAGCCATATGTCCTACGAGGTCGATCGGGATCCAGCCGTCGAGCCCAGCCTGCTAGAGATGGCGAAAACAGCGCTTGAGACTCTAAAACAGGCCACGAAGAACACCAAGCAGGGATTTTTCATTATGATCAGGCATCGGTGAGTAGAACAAGTGCATCACAATGGCGTACTAATAATTGAGGTCATGGTAGCGAATTGACCATGCGGCACATGCCAACGACCCTGTAGGACACCTTCATGAAATTATCATGTATAACGAAGTGGTTGATTACCTCCGGGAATGGGTTGACAAGAACCAGGATACCGTTATGATCGGAACTGCCATCACGAATGCGGTGGATTAACGCTTGGCGGGATCGTTACTACTGGAGAATATCAGTAAGTCCAAACATGCTATTCTAACTATACAAAACCGGCCGTCATGGGGAAAAAAATTAATATACTCATCGCATAGGTATAACCCGGAGCCACTTGCTGCTGCAAAGCATTTGTCAAGCTACCTTGCTTCCCAATGGACGAAATATAATGGCACCATCCTGATGGCTTTTTGACCGATCTATTTGCTCAGTACGGAATTAATGACGCCAAGTAAGCACATCCCACCCCACCTTCGATTGACTAGAGCATCTGCGTCACAGCTCGACGGAGATTGCAGTCGCAAAAGCCAACAAAGGTAATACTAACTTTGTCGATACCCATATTGGTCAGGCTATGGGCCGCCGTGCAATGATCAAGTGGGGAACTGTACGTCTGCTGTTTTTATATATGCGTCTATTCAACTAATTGATTTGGATTAACGACAGGGCGGACATACTGCCGTAGATGTAAACCTCATTGGTTACGGACCAAACATTGAGCGCATGGCTGGAAACAGGGATAATACTGGTACGTCCCCAATTCATTGTTTTAATTCTCGTTATTAAACCATGATCTTCAGAGGTCGGACAATTCATCACCGATCAACTTGGGCTTGACTTGCCGTCGGCGACCAACCTCTTGAACATAAAAAGAATGAAAAATGGCTGGTAGAAAAGGTGGGAAGGGACAAAGTCGAAAAAGGAGTGAGGAATTTGAGGAAACGACACGGGCACCAACACGATTGATAATCCTGCCGTTGACGATCATTCTAAAAACTAGTACACTTTATGTTGATTGCGGCGGATTAGATATATGTACGAGCACAGTCTATGTTTCAGCTCGGAGATATGGATAATAATACTATAAGTAAACCAAGAATCACTTTATTTGGCCACTTTCCAGTCTGAACTGCGATACAGCAAGTCGTGTGCCCCTTCATCCTTTCTGGAACATCCAAGGGGCCGGAGGCGATCGCTAAATTTATTGTTCCGGAATTGGTCTCTATGAATAGTCTGCCTCTTGACTGTAAGCCTGGTCCGAGCATACCGGAAAGGcactctctttctctctcatCCACGGCCTTTCGTCAAAGTTTTCTCTCTCTTGCTCTTATCATTACTTTGCATTTGATGAGTGGTTTGtcttgttcgcatgtagccCCTATCAGTCCATAATAGAGTTATATCCAAAGAAAGTAAGGCAGGATGCGGTTAATTTGAAGAATAGAAGGCAAGGGTGCCCTTTATACAGGGAAAATTGGATGCAAGTGCGGTGAACCCACTCAGACTATCGGAGACACCTTACCAAAAAATCTCAGGGCTCAATCCAATGGACCCGTCTGGTTCAACATTAACGCATGAGGCCAGTGCTTAAATTCCTCTCTCACTCCGACATTGGCTTATACAAATGATACCTGTTAGCCGGCTGCTCTTACTCTATGTAGCCAGACCTGATATGCCGGAATGGCAATTTCTCTTTTTGCCTGGCCTTATGTTTGTTGGCTTCTCGTGTGAGTTACTCTTCGTTTTCGTAGGGATAGCACTAACGTGATCTGCTTTCTTCGGCTTGTCGGGCAGTTAACGTGGTGCGCACGTAGCTCCAGTCCCAGAAATGTATTTTTAGTAAGTCGGGTGCCGAGTGTGCTAAATCAATTTACCAGCTCAGCGCCTAACGCCTCTTGGGCACTATTAACCACCTTTACTCATAACCTTGATTTTGTGAAATTCGAAGTTTTCCGTTCACCAATCATATAACTTTGACAATCGACAAGTGCAAAGACCAAGCGCCTTGCGTCCAGTGTCGCTTATCACCTCTAGCACCAAAGACATGTGTTATCTCAAATAATGTTGCTTTGGTTGTGCTAAAGGTGCAGAGGCTCTAACTGCCCTTTATTCGCTGTAGAACATTAGTCTTCTATGCTCTCCGGTATTTTGAGAAGTGGTCAAGAGTCAAATCTTAACTTTATGACTTTATTATGTTAAGTCATAGCGGTGGTCCCTTGATCATGACCACGTATCGCACCCCAGCTGCATCGTAATTATCGCCAGTAAGCTAACCATTTTTTCCCGTCTACCTCCACATCTGTGAAATTTCCCTCCACTTTGCTCGGGATGGCGCCAGCCGCGTCGGGCCCTACTGATTGCTGTCCCTTGAGATCTCCATGTTCGAGCATAATGAATAAATACCGACCAAGGTAACATGAAGTACTGCGTCCCACATTCTCATTGACTATTTAACAACTCTCAGCTCCTAAATCCAATCATGGCATCCGCTGATTCTCCAAAGAAGATGACTTATGGTCTGTGCCTTTGCTTATTTACAAATAGCCCCGACATTGATTTTCATCTCATAGTCCGATTGGGCAACTCAGGCCTCAAGGTCTCGCACTCATCTTGGGCCTAGCAAGCTACGGAAATAAATCATGGGAAGAGTGGGTGATaggggaggaagaaggaATTGAACATATCAAAGCAGCGTGA encodes:
- a CDS encoding alkaline phosphatase, translated to MIPQSPVKFSYAALVTSALWAPLVSCKEHQLPGVAARQASSPSREGMEWATKTWRAKGSKKVRNLILTIPDGFGPALEVFARDFVQWNNTATGWNCQLGSDKVQIGSIRTRSTDSYVTDSSASATAYSCAIKTYNGAVGIDKTGILAQRYSKLQAFASHIYDREAEPTIAEQIVGDQPLGRVADLLLGGGLSMFWPNTTTGSSRKDGRDLLAKAKKAGFNVFTTRTGFDALKVESHEEHQAGIFHYDQASRIDHAAHANDPVGHLHEIIMYNEVVDYLREWVDKNQDTVMIGTAITNAYGINDANSTEIAVAKANKGNTNFVDTHIGQAMGRRAMIKWGTGGHTAVDVNLIGYGPNIERMAGNRDNTEVGQFITDQLGLDLPSATNLLNIKRMKNGW